The region TGAAGGCGTCCAGGGAGCGCAGGTAGGGGGCGTGGACGACGGCCAGCGAGAGGTCGGCGCCGGATTCCGGGCCGCCGGCGACCTCGGCGTAGCGGTCGCGCTTGATGTGCGGGTCGTCCAGGCCGGTCAGGGCGATCTCGATGCCCTCCAGCTTGAGGCGGCCGCGGGTATTGGACAGGCCGACCCAGCCCGCCGCGTCGAAGGCGTCGCGCAGCTCTTCCCACGGGTTGTGGACGACGCCCACGGCGGGTGCGTTGCCGTTGAGGCCGTGCCGGCCCTGGGCCCGTTCGATGAGGTAGCGGGCGGGATTGCGCAGCTTGGGGCCGTAGTAGTCGTTCGAGCCGAAGACGTAGGCGCCGGGGAACTCCATCAGCGGGCCGAGCGCGTCCAGTGCCTCGGGGACGCCCTCGGGGTCGGAGAGGTTGTCGCCCGTGTTGATGACGAAGTCGGGGCGCAGTCCGGCGAGCGACTGCAGCCAGCGCTGCTTCTTGCGCTGCCCGCTGACCATGTGGATGTCGGAGACCTGCAGGACGCGCAACGGCCGCATGCCGCGGGGCAGTACGGGCACGGTGACGCGTCGGAGTCGGAAGGAGCGGACTTCGAAGCCGGCGGCGTAGGCCAGGCCGGCCGCACCGACTGCGGTCAGGGTCAGGGGTACTCCGTATCGCGCGCGCATGCTCCCATCGTTGCAGAGTGCGGGGGGTGGATGCAGCGGGAGGGAGCCGCCCCACGGGGTGGTGGGGGTGCGGGACCGGGAGGAAAAGGCGCGGTGATTGTCGGTGGGTGAGGGCATACTCGACGGCATGACCACGCTCAAGTCCAAGCTGCAGGACGACCTCACCATCGCGATCAAGGCGCGCGACGAGCTGCGTTCCTCCACCCTCCGTCTCACGCTGACCGCGATCCAGAAGGAGGAGGTCGCGGGCACCGAGGCGCGCGAGCTGTCCGACGGCGAGGTCGAGAAGATCATCGCGCGGGAGGCGAAGAAGCGCCGGGAGGCCGCGGACGCCTTCGAGAAGGGCGGCCGGGGCGAGTCGGCGGAGCGGGAGCGCGCCGAGGGCGAGGTGCTCGCCGACTATCTGCCCAAGCAGCTGTCCGACGATGAGCTGGAGCAGCTCGTCGCGGCGGCCGTGGCGGAGGCCAAGGGTGCCGGCGCCGAGGGGCCGCGGGCGATGGGCGCCGTGATGAAGATCGTCAACCCGCAGGTGGCGGGCCGTGCCGAGGGCGGCCGGGTGGCCGCGGTGGTGAAGAAGCTGCTCGCCGGCTGAGCCGCCGGACGGAGTCCGTGCGAGAAGAAGGGTGAGGGGCGCCCCCTGGTGGGGGCGCCCCTCGTCTTTCGTCGGGTGATGCGGCTCGGCGTCCTTCGCCGTACGGCCCAAGCGGCCGGTCACCGGCGGCCGTTCACCAGCCGCCGTTGCCGCCGCCCAGAATGTCGGGGAAGCCGGGAATGCTCCAGCCGCCGCCCGGCTTGTTGCCGCCGCCGTGGCCCCGGCCGGGCTTGTGCTTGCCGCGGCCCTTGTCGCCCTCGTCGCCCTGGTTCTTGTCCTTGGCGGGATCGTCGATCGGGACGGTGGGCAGGGTGGGCGCGGGCCGGTCGGCCAGCGCGCCGGACATGGCGTCGCGCCAGATGGGACCGGGGGTGTCGGCGCCGTAGACCTTGTCGTGGGGCACGCCGCCGATGGTGATGTTGTACATCTTGCGCTTGTGCTGCGGGTCACCGACCCAGACCGCGCCGGCCGCGTTGGGCGTGTAGCCGACGAACCAGGCGGCGTAGCGGCTGTCGGTGGTACCGGTCTTGCCCGCGCTGTCGCGGCCCTTGAGCCCGGCCTCCTTGCCGGTGCCGTCCTCGACCACGCCCTTGAGCAGGGTGTTGATCGTGTCCGCGGTCTTCTTGGACATGGCGGTGCGGCAGCTGGTCTGCGGCACCTTCAGTGCCCGGCCGCGGGCGTCGGTGATCGACTCGATGGCCACCGGCGAGCAGTACCGGCCGCCGGCGGCGAAGGTGGCGTACCCGGCCGCCATCGTGAGAGGCGACATCTCCTGGGTGCCGAGCGTCATCGACGGGACCTGCTGCAGCGGCTTGCCGTCCGCCCGCTCGATGCCCATCTTCTGCGCCATGTCGACCACGGGGCAGACCCCGATGTCGCTGATCAGCTGCACGAAGTAGGTGTTGACCGATTTCGCGGTCGCCTCCTTCATGGAGTACGGGCCGACCTCTTCCTTGTTCTCGTTCTCGACGTTCTCGGAGCCGCTGCCCCGCCATTCGCCCTCGCAGGTCTGGACGGGGCTGGGGTACGGCATCCGGTACGGCGACGGGTACTCCTGCTCCGGGTTCGTGCCCTGCTCCAGCGCGGCGGCCGCGACCACCGGTTTGAAGGTCGAACCGGGCAGGTAGCCGGCGCCGCCGCCCTTGTCGTGGTTCACCGAGAGGTTGATCACGGTCTCGTTCTCACGGAAGCCGTACGGGCGCGACTGGCCCATGCCGAGGATCTTTCCGGTGCCCGGTTCGACGATGGTGGCCGCGGAGGCGACCGGGTCGTCGTCGTAGACATGGTCCTTGAGCGATGCCTGCACGGACTTCTGGGTCTGCGGATCGAGGGTGGTGCGGATGGTCATGCCGCCCTCGTCCCAGCGCTTCAGTCGGGCCTTCCGGTTCTTGCCGAACGACTTGTCGTGCAGGAAGACCGTGCGGATGTAGTCGCAGAAGAAGCCGGCGCCGTCGGTGGCGGTGATGCAGCCGTTCTTGGGGCGGCTGACCGCCAGCTTGATCGGCTTCTTGGCGGCCGCGTCGGCCTGCGCCTGGGTGACGTCCTTCATGTCGGCCATCCGCTGCAGCACGGTGTTGCGCCGCCGCGTGGCCTCCTGCGGGTCGTTGACCGGGTCGTACCGGCTGGGCGACTGGACGATGCCCGCCAGCAGCGCCGACTCCCCGAGGTTCAGGTCCTTGGCGTGCTTGCTGAAGTAGCGCTGGGCGGCCGCCTCGATGCCGTAGGCCTGCTGCCCGAAGAACGTGATGTTGAGGTAGTTCTGCAGGATCTTCCGCTTGCCGAGCTCTTTCTCGACCTGGATCGCGTACTTGAGCTCCTTGACCTTGCGGCCGAGGGTCTGCTGGGTGGCCTGCGCAACCTTGTCGGGGTTGTCGCCCGCCTCCTCGATGAAGACGTTCTTCACGTACTGCTGGGTCAGCGTCGAGGCGCCCTGGGAGACGGCGCCCGACTGGGCGTTCTTGTTGAGCGCCCGCAGGATCCCCTTCAGGTCGATGGCACCGTGCTGATAGAAGCGCGCGTCCTCGATCGCGACGATCGCCTTCTGGATGTACGGGGACATGTCCTTGAGGCCGACGACCGTGCGGTCACGGGAGTAGACCTTGGCGATCTCGCCGCCCTTGGCGTCCAGAATCCGGGTCCGCTGACTGAGCGGCGGTGTCTTGAGGTTCGCCGGGATGTCGTCGAAGCCCTCGACCGATCCCTTGGCGGTCAGGCCCAGCGCCCCGGCCGCCGGGAGCGCGAGGCCGGCGAGCACCGCTCCGGCCAGGACGCTGACACCGAGGAACTTGGCGGCCTGCTGAGTCTTGGACAGACCCCCGCCATCGCGCTTCTTAGGCATGAGGGCAGCCTACGTTCTCAATCGCCGGACAGGGGCGCACCTGTTCGTTTAGCCTGTTCTCAGCTACCACAGCTGAACGGTTACGCCTCGGTTCGTCAACCCCCTACTCCCGCGTGCCGCGCCCCCACGTGCCCGTGTGTGTCGAGAGAAACCCCGTGTCAGGGCGGTGAACTGTCCCGCCTTGTGTACAAAGTGACGTATGCCGTTCGGTCACTCCGTTGGGTGATCTGCCGCATACGCATAGTCCGTTCGGGCCATTCAAGATTGGGCCCGAAGGGGGTGTTGCGCCCTGCCCGCCTTCCGTAACGTCCTCAACTGGCAACGGTGAATATGCCGCTTGCCGCCGTGGGGGAGCCTCGATTCGGGAGAGGACGGCGCCAGCATGAGCTGGGTAACCGACTGGAGTGCACAGGCAGCCTGCCGCACTACCGATCCGGATGAACTGTTCGTACAAGGGGCGGCGCAGAACCGCGCCAAGGCGGTGTGCACCGGGTGTCCGGTACGCACGGAATGCCTGGCCGATGCCCTGGACAACCGGGTGGAGTTCGGCGTGTGGGGCGGGATGACGGAGCGCGAGCGGAGGGCGTTGCTGCGCCGCCGCCCGACGGTGACGTCATGGCGCCGGCTGTTGGAGACCGCGCGCACGGAATACGAGCGCAGCACGGGCATCCTGCCGCTGGACTGCGAGGACGAGATCTTCGACGAGTACGCAGCGGTCGGGTAGGCGGGGAGTTGCGGGCACCGGCCTGTGGTCCGCAGGCTCGGGCCGGATGATTTGGCCGAGAAGGTTCGGCCGGTGGCGCGTTCTGGTTGCGGGTGGTGACGTGCCACCGGTGTCCTTGGCGCATCCGTGAGTTGGGGCGCCGAGAGGGGACGTGGGCGTGCTGTTCGGCGTGTCACGTGCCCGTGTGTGACGGGCGTTCGTGACTGGTGCGGGCGCCTTGGTAGTGGGTGGCTGAGCCGGTCGTGCGTACGGCTCAGTCGTCGGAGCCCTTGGGGGTGCCGTAGCCCTCGGGGCCGTCGGAGTCCGTGGGGTTCAGCGCCAGGCGGTCGCCGATGGCACGCAGTCCCGCGAGGTCGTGGACATCGCCGGGCAGCGCGGCGACCTCTGTCACCGGAACCTCGGGATGCAGCGCGGTGAAGCGGTCCCGCGTACGACGTTCGCGTGCGAGGACCTGCATGCGTTCCGCGTGCAGCCGTAGCAGTCCGGCGGCCAGTTGTGCCGCTGAGGCTGACGTGGGTGTCACTTGCTCCGCCGCAGCGGCGGGGGAGAGGCCGCCGGCGGTACGTGGTCCAGCCTTCCCGCCGTCGAGATCCACAATGCCGGTTGTTTCAAGATTATTTTCTGCGCGGCCGGGGGCCCGGTCGGCCTCCTCGGCGGAGCCGGGGGCGGGGTCGTCCGCCGCGGCCGGGACGGCGCCGGTGTCCGTCGCGGTGTCCGCAGCCGTGTCCGCGCGGGTGTCCTCCGCCATGCGGTCGGTCAGGGCCTCGGCGGCGGCCAGGGCGCGCTCGGCGCTCAGTTGGGCGGCGCCGCTGCCGTGCACCCGGTTCAGCACGAGACCGGCGAGCGGCATCTGCTCGGCGGCCAGCCGCTCGACGAAGTAGGCCGCCTCGCGCAGCGCGTCCCGCTCCGGCGCGGCCACCACGAGGAACGCCGTGCCGGGCGCCTGCAGCAGGCGGTAGGTGGCGTCGGCGCGGGTGCGGAAGCCGCCGAACATGGTGTCCATCGCGGCCACGAAGGTCTGCACATCGCGCAGCAGTTGACCGCCCATGAGCTTGCTGAGGGTGCCGGTCATCATCGACATGCCGACATTGAGGAACTTCATGCCGGCCCGGCCGCCGACCTTCGCCGGCGCCATCAGCACCCGGATGAACTTGCCGTCCAGGAAGGAGCCGAGGCGCTTGGGCGCGTCCAGGAAGTCGAGCGCGGAGCGGCTCGGCGGGGTGTCGACGACGATCAGGTCCCACTCGTCGTTCGCGCGGAGCTGGCCGAGCTTCTCCATGGCCATGTACTCCTGTGTGCCCGCGAAACCGGCCGACAGGGACTGGTAGAAGGGGTTCTCCAGGATGGCGCGGGACCGGTCGGCGTCCGCATGGCCCTCGACGATCTCGTCGAAGGTGCGCTTCATGTCCAGCATCATCGCGTGCAGTTCGCCGCCCGCGGACTCGTCGACGTCCTTGACCTGGCGCGGGACGTTGTCGAGCTCGGAGATGCCCATGGACTGCGCCAGCCGCCGCGCGGGGTCGATGGTCAGCACGACGACCTTGCGGCCGCGCTCGGCGGCGCGTACGCCCAGGGCCGCGGCGGTCGTGGTCTTGCCGACGCCGCCGGAGCCGCAGCACACCACGATGCGGGTGTGCGGATCGTCGATCAGCGCATCGACCTCGAGCCGCGGGGCCGAGGCGTCCAGCGTCGTGTTGTCCGAGGTCATATGGGCCCCTGTTTCCGCAGGTCTCTCGCCAGGTGGTAGAGCCCGGCGAGGTCCACTCCCTCGGGGAGCAGCTCCAACTCGTAGGTGGGCAGGCCGATTGCGGAGAGTTCTGCGTACTCGGCGCGCTCCAGCTCGACCCGCTCGGCGTGTTCGCGCGCCTGCTCCAGCAGGGGGTCGATCAGCCGGTCCGCCAGGCCGCCGCGGCGGGCGCCGCCCAGACCGGCTTCGGAGAGCGCCTTGGCGACGCCCGTACGCGCCCCACGGGCGGCGATGTCGAGGTCGCCGTTGTCCAGCAGCGCCGGGCGGGTCATGTTGATCACGACGCCGCCCACGGGGATGCCGGCGGCGCGCAGCTCGGCGACGCCGTCCGCGGTCTCCTGGACCGGCATCTCCTCCAGGAGCGTCACGAGGTGCACCGCGGTCTCGGGAGACTTCAGGACCCGCATCACGGCCTGCGCCTGATTGTGGATCGGGCCGATCTTCGCGAGGCCGGCGACCTCGTCGTTGACGTTCAGGAAGCGGGTGATGCGGCCCGTCGGCGGGGCGTCCATCACGACCGCGTCGTAGACGAACTTCCCGCTCTTGTCCTTGCGGCGCACCGCTTCGCACGCCTTGCCGGTCAGCAGGACGTCCCGCAGGCCCGGCGCGATGGTCGTGGCGAAGTCGATCGCCCCGAGCTTCTTGAGCGCCCGGCCCGCGCTGCCGAGTTTGTAGAACATCTGGAGGTAGTCCAGAAGGGCGCGTTCGGCGTCGATGGCCAGGGCGTGGACCTCACCGCCCGCCCGTCTTCCGCCACCGCCCCGGGAGGGCTCGCCCGCGGCCTCCGTCCGGGGGGAGCCCCACGGCGACGCACCTTCCGACGCCGGACCCACCGCGATCTTGCGTTCCTCGTAGGGAAGCGCTTCCGTTTCGAACAATTGGGCAATGCCCTGCCGGCCCTCGACCTCGACCAGGAGGGTACGGCGCCCCTCGGTGGCCAGGGCCAGGGCGAGGGCGGCGGCGACCGTGGTCTTGCCGGTGCCGCCCTTGCCGCTGACGACATGGAGCCTGCTCACGCAAAGGAGCCTAACCAGTCCGCGTCCCGGCTACGCACGGGATACACCTGGGAGGTCCCGGAGAATCTGCCCGTGATCCCTCCGGGACGGGTCAGGGATGCTCCGTAGGGGTCCGGCGGCCGCGCTCCGGAACGCCGCGCAGCAGGGGTGCGGTCCGCCCGTGGCGGACGGCGTCCACCGCCGCCGTGGACAGGCATTACGCTCGGCCCATGACCAAGTGGGAATACGCGACCGTGCCGCTCCTCGTGCACGCGACGAAGCAGATTCTGGACACCTGGGGCGAGGACGGCTGGGAGCTCGTCCAGGTCGTGCCGGGCCCGAACAACCCCGAACAGTTGGTGGCCTACCTGAAGCGGGAGAAGGCGTGAGCGCGGCGGAGGACAAGATCGCGGCACTCGGCCTGAAGCTGCCGCAGGTCGTGCCGCCGCTGGCCACCTACCAGCCCGCGGTGCGCTCCGGCGCCTATGTGTACACCTCCGGCCAGCTGCCGATGGTGGACGGTGCGCTGCCGCTCACCGGCAAGGTCGGTGCCGAGGTCAGCGCGGAGCAGGCCAAGGAACTCGCCGCGACCTGTGCGCTCAACGCGCTGGCCGCCGTGCAGTCCGTCGTCGGCGACCTCGACAAGATCCAGCGGGTCGTGAAGGTCGTCGGTTTCGTGGCCTCCGCGCCCGACTTCACCGGCCAGCCGGGCGTCCTCAACGGCGCCAGCGAGCTGCTGGGCGAGATCCTCGGGGACAAGGGCGTGCACGCCCGGTCCGCCGTGGGCGTGGCGGTGCTGCCGCTGGACGCCCCGGTCGAGGTCGAGATCCAGGTGGAGATCGCCGAATAGCCGTCCCGTCCGGGCTCTGAGGCCCGAAGCAAGCGCCGTGCGCCGGAGGGCCCCTCGTCAGCAGGGGCCCTCCGGCGTGAAAGACGCCCTCGAACATCCGCGCGCGAGCGCATAACATCCGGCCATGTCGTCCACGACCAACGGCCAGTGGTACCCACCGGAGTGGCCGGACCGCATCCGGGCACTTGCGAACGGCGAGCTGACCCCTGCCGAGCCCCGGCGGGCCGCCACCGTCCTGCTGCTGCGGGACGCCGCCTCCGGCGGCCCCACCGTCCACATGCTGCGCAGACGTACCTCCATGGCCTTCGCCGGCGGCGCGTACGCCTATCCGGGCGGCTCCGTCGATCCCCGCGACGAGCGCCCGGTGGCCTGGGCCGGGCCGTCGCGCGCCCAGTGGGCCGTCCGTATGGGCGTCGATCCGGCCACCGCGCAGACCATCGTCTGCGCCGCCGTCCGCGAGACGTTCGAGGAGTCGGGCGTGCTGCTCGCGGGCCCCTCGGCCGAGACGGTCGTCACGGACACCACCGGCGAGGACTGGGAGGCCGACCGCGCGGCCCTCGTCGCCCACGAGCTCTCCTTCGCCGACTTCCTGGGCCGTCGTGGCCTGGTCCTGCGCTCCGACCTGCTCGGTGCCTGGGCCCGCTGGATCACCCCCGAGTTCGAGCCGCGGCGCTACGACACCTGGTTCTTCGTCGCGGCGCTCCCCGAGGGCCAGCGCACCCTCCCCCAAGGACCTGCGGCGAGCCCCGGTCCCGGGGGGACCCCCGGCGCCTCCACCGAGGCGGACCTCGCGGTGTGGATCCGGCCGGAGGAGGCCGCCGCCGGCTACGACCGCGGTGAGCTGCTGATGATGCCGCCGACCATCGCGACCCTGCGCTCGCTCCAGCCGTACGCCACCGCCGCGGACGCGCTGGGCGCGGCGGAGGCCCAGAATCTGACGCCCGTACTGGCGCAGGCCCGCCTCGTGGGCGGCGAGATCGAGCTGAGCTGGCCGGGGCACGACGAGTTCACCAAGCACATCGCGCAGGACGACGACGGTGCCCCCGGGGACGGCCACAGCCCCTCGGACAGCCCCAGCCCCTCGGGAGGGACCCCCGCATGACCGACGCATCCGCCCTCCCCGGTCAGCCCCGCGGCGGGGTGATCGCCGGACAGGCGACCGCGCGGGCCCGGTGCGTCCTGGCCCCGAACCCGTCGCCGATGACGCTGGACGGCACCAACACCTGGATCCTCGCCGAGCCGGACTCCGATCTCGCCGTCGTCATCGACCCCGGGCCGCTCGACGAGAGCCACCTGCGGGCCGTCATCGACACCGCCGAGCGGGCCGGCAAGCGCATCGCACTGACCTTGCTGACCCACGGTCACCCCGACCACTCCGACGGCGCCGCGCGCTTCGCCGAGCTGACCCGTTCGGCCGTACGGGCGCTGGACCCGGCGCTGCGCCTGGGCGGCGAGGGGCTCGAGGCGGGCGATGTCATCACCACCGGAGGCCTGGAGCTGCGCGTGGTGCCCACCCCGGGCCACACCGCGGACTCGCTCTCCTTCCACCTCCCGGCCGACCGCGCGGTGCTCACCGGCGACACGATCCTGGGGCGCGGCACCACGGTGGTCGCACACCCCGACGGGCGGCTGGGCGACTACCTGGACTCGCTGCGCCGGCTGCGCTCCCTGACGGTCGACGACGGGGTCTCGACGGTCCTCCCCGGCCATGGACCGGTGCTGAACGACGCCCAGGGGGCGGTGGAGTTCTATCTGGCGCACCGGGCGCACCGGCTCGCCCAGGTGGAGACGGCGGTCGAGGCCGGCCACCGTTCACCCGCCGAGGTCGTCGCGAACGTCTATGCCGATGTCGACCGCTCGCTGTGGCCGGCCGCCGAGCTGTCGGTGCGGGCGCAGCTGGACTACCTGGGCGAGCACGGGCTGATCGAGAGCTGACGGCGCGGACGGGCCGGGAGGCGGACGGCGGGGCCGTCGGCCGGGGCCGGGGCCGAGGACGGTCCCGGAGCGGCTGAGAGGCGCCGTCAGCCCGCCTGTGGCGGGGGCGCCTTCGCCCCGTGGACGGCCAGGTATTCGGCGGCCAGCCAGGGGGCGAGGCCGGTGAGCAGCTCGTCCAGCAGTTCCGGGTAGGCGGCGGGCGTCCGGGCGGCGCGTGCCGCGGCGCGCATCTGCTCGGCGTACGCCGGGTAGTAGCGGCCGAACACCTCGGCGGACTCGGTGAGATCGCTCGTCCAGCCGCCCCAGCGCGGCATGACCAGGGTGAACCCGGTGCGTACCAGGCGGCGCGCCACACCCCGGGTCAGCCGGGTGCGCTCGGCCTCCGTAGTGGCCGCCGCGGCCTGCTCGCGCAGCCGGGGCAGGCCGTGGGAGAGATCGCCGTTGGTCTCGCGGGCGAGGAGC is a window of Streptomyces caniferus DNA encoding:
- a CDS encoding metallophosphoesterase, translated to MRARYGVPLTLTAVGAAGLAYAAGFEVRSFRLRRVTVPVLPRGMRPLRVLQVSDIHMVSGQRKKQRWLQSLAGLRPDFVINTGDNLSDPEGVPEALDALGPLMEFPGAYVFGSNDYYGPKLRNPARYLIERAQGRHGLNGNAPAVGVVHNPWEELRDAFDAAGWVGLSNTRGRLKLEGIEIALTGLDDPHIKRDRYAEVAGGPESGADLSLAVVHAPYLRSLDAFTADGYPLILAGHTHGGQLCIPFYGALVTNCDIDTDRVKGLSTHTAAGHTSYLHVSAGCGTNRYTPVRFACPPEATLLTLTARD
- a CDS encoding GatB/YqeY domain-containing protein — encoded protein: MTTLKSKLQDDLTIAIKARDELRSSTLRLTLTAIQKEEVAGTEARELSDGEVEKIIAREAKKRREAADAFEKGGRGESAERERAEGEVLADYLPKQLSDDELEQLVAAAVAEAKGAGAEGPRAMGAVMKIVNPQVAGRAEGGRVAAVVKKLLAG
- a CDS encoding transglycosylase domain-containing protein, which codes for MPKKRDGGGLSKTQQAAKFLGVSVLAGAVLAGLALPAAGALGLTAKGSVEGFDDIPANLKTPPLSQRTRILDAKGGEIAKVYSRDRTVVGLKDMSPYIQKAIVAIEDARFYQHGAIDLKGILRALNKNAQSGAVSQGASTLTQQYVKNVFIEEAGDNPDKVAQATQQTLGRKVKELKYAIQVEKELGKRKILQNYLNITFFGQQAYGIEAAAQRYFSKHAKDLNLGESALLAGIVQSPSRYDPVNDPQEATRRRNTVLQRMADMKDVTQAQADAAAKKPIKLAVSRPKNGCITATDGAGFFCDYIRTVFLHDKSFGKNRKARLKRWDEGGMTIRTTLDPQTQKSVQASLKDHVYDDDPVASAATIVEPGTGKILGMGQSRPYGFRENETVINLSVNHDKGGGAGYLPGSTFKPVVAAAALEQGTNPEQEYPSPYRMPYPSPVQTCEGEWRGSGSENVENENKEEVGPYSMKEATAKSVNTYFVQLISDIGVCPVVDMAQKMGIERADGKPLQQVPSMTLGTQEMSPLTMAAGYATFAAGGRYCSPVAIESITDARGRALKVPQTSCRTAMSKKTADTINTLLKGVVEDGTGKEAGLKGRDSAGKTGTTDSRYAAWFVGYTPNAAGAVWVGDPQHKRKMYNITIGGVPHDKVYGADTPGPIWRDAMSGALADRPAPTLPTVPIDDPAKDKNQGDEGDKGRGKHKPGRGHGGGNKPGGGWSIPGFPDILGGGNGGW
- a CDS encoding WhiB family transcriptional regulator, translated to MSWVTDWSAQAACRTTDPDELFVQGAAQNRAKAVCTGCPVRTECLADALDNRVEFGVWGGMTERERRALLRRRPTVTSWRRLLETARTEYERSTGILPLDCEDEIFDEYAAVG
- a CDS encoding ArsA family ATPase, yielding MTSDNTTLDASAPRLEVDALIDDPHTRIVVCCGSGGVGKTTTAAALGVRAAERGRKVVVLTIDPARRLAQSMGISELDNVPRQVKDVDESAGGELHAMMLDMKRTFDEIVEGHADADRSRAILENPFYQSLSAGFAGTQEYMAMEKLGQLRANDEWDLIVVDTPPSRSALDFLDAPKRLGSFLDGKFIRVLMAPAKVGGRAGMKFLNVGMSMMTGTLSKLMGGQLLRDVQTFVAAMDTMFGGFRTRADATYRLLQAPGTAFLVVAAPERDALREAAYFVERLAAEQMPLAGLVLNRVHGSGAAQLSAERALAAAEALTDRMAEDTRADTAADTATDTGAVPAAADDPAPGSAEEADRAPGRAENNLETTGIVDLDGGKAGPRTAGGLSPAAAAEQVTPTSASAAQLAAGLLRLHAERMQVLARERRTRDRFTALHPEVPVTEVAALPGDVHDLAGLRAIGDRLALNPTDSDGPEGYGTPKGSDD
- a CDS encoding ArsA-related P-loop ATPase → MSRLHVVSGKGGTGKTTVAAALALALATEGRRTLLVEVEGRQGIAQLFETEALPYEERKIAVGPASEGASPWGSPRTEAAGEPSRGGGGRRAGGEVHALAIDAERALLDYLQMFYKLGSAGRALKKLGAIDFATTIAPGLRDVLLTGKACEAVRRKDKSGKFVYDAVVMDAPPTGRITRFLNVNDEVAGLAKIGPIHNQAQAVMRVLKSPETAVHLVTLLEEMPVQETADGVAELRAAGIPVGGVVINMTRPALLDNGDLDIAARGARTGVAKALSEAGLGGARRGGLADRLIDPLLEQAREHAERVELERAEYAELSAIGLPTYELELLPEGVDLAGLYHLARDLRKQGPI
- a CDS encoding DUF4177 domain-containing protein encodes the protein MTKWEYATVPLLVHATKQILDTWGEDGWELVQVVPGPNNPEQLVAYLKREKA
- a CDS encoding RidA family protein, with protein sequence MSAAEDKIAALGLKLPQVVPPLATYQPAVRSGAYVYTSGQLPMVDGALPLTGKVGAEVSAEQAKELAATCALNALAAVQSVVGDLDKIQRVVKVVGFVASAPDFTGQPGVLNGASELLGEILGDKGVHARSAVGVAVLPLDAPVEVEIQVEIAE
- a CDS encoding NUDIX hydrolase, which produces MSSTTNGQWYPPEWPDRIRALANGELTPAEPRRAATVLLLRDAASGGPTVHMLRRRTSMAFAGGAYAYPGGSVDPRDERPVAWAGPSRAQWAVRMGVDPATAQTIVCAAVRETFEESGVLLAGPSAETVVTDTTGEDWEADRAALVAHELSFADFLGRRGLVLRSDLLGAWARWITPEFEPRRYDTWFFVAALPEGQRTLPQGPAASPGPGGTPGASTEADLAVWIRPEEAAAGYDRGELLMMPPTIATLRSLQPYATAADALGAAEAQNLTPVLAQARLVGGEIELSWPGHDEFTKHIAQDDDGAPGDGHSPSDSPSPSGGTPA
- a CDS encoding MBL fold metallo-hydrolase — protein: MTDASALPGQPRGGVIAGQATARARCVLAPNPSPMTLDGTNTWILAEPDSDLAVVIDPGPLDESHLRAVIDTAERAGKRIALTLLTHGHPDHSDGAARFAELTRSAVRALDPALRLGGEGLEAGDVITTGGLELRVVPTPGHTADSLSFHLPADRAVLTGDTILGRGTTVVAHPDGRLGDYLDSLRRLRSLTVDDGVSTVLPGHGPVLNDAQGAVEFYLAHRAHRLAQVETAVEAGHRSPAEVVANVYADVDRSLWPAAELSVRAQLDYLGEHGLIES